AAAAACGCTCATGAGTCCCCCCGCCGCAAGCAGAGCCAGCGACATAAACGCCGCCGGACGCCCTCGCGAGCCTCCCTGCGCCGGTTGGGGGGAAACTGTCCCCATATCAGACAGTGTAAGGCAGTAGCGCTATCTGACGGGCTCTTTTGATAGCCGTGGTCAGCTCTCTCTGATGACGCGCGCAGGTGCCGGTGATAACGGAAGGCAGTATGCGGGCGCTGTCACCCACAAAGTTCTGCAGGATACGCACATTTTTGTAATCTATCGCTATTCTTGTTTTACAAAATCTGCATTTTCGTTTCGGCCTTACCGTTTTTGAAAATCTTTTTTTAAATGTTTTTTTTTCCATTTTTTTCTCCTGTTATTACCTAAAAAGGCACCTCGTCTTCCGACGGGCCGCCCGGGGGCTCATCCTGTATGTTCACCGGATCAGGATCCGCGGAGGATTCTCCGCCGGCGCGCTTGGGTCCGCTGGACAGAAACTGCACGGACTGCGCCGTCACTTCAAGCTTGAATTTTTTTTCTCCCTGAGGGCTCTCCCAGCTGCTGCTGACAAGCCTGCCCTCTACGAAAACGGGGCTGCCTTTCTGCAGATACTGCTTGCAATTCTCGGCCGCTCTGCCCCAAACTGACACAGGAACAAAGGAAACCTGCTTCTTCTGTTCTCCTGAAACCTTGTCGCGGTACACTCTGTTGCAGGCGACAGTGAAGTGAACCACCGCCTGATCGTTTTTCGTAAAACGTTCCTCGGGATCCTTCGTGAGATTACCCATGATCATCACTTTGTTGAAATTAGCCATTTTCTACCTCCCGCGTTAAACGCCGTTCAATCGTCAAGCCTCAGTGTCAGGAACTTGAGAACCGGTTCGCTCCGCCTGTAAAACAGCGAGAGCTTGTTGGGGATGTCCGACACCAGCGAGGAAAACTTCACATAATAGTAAAAGCCCTCTTTGTTCTTTTTGATCTCGTAAGCAAGAGTTTTCTTGCCCCAGTTCTGTTCCGAAAGCACCGCCGTCTTCTTCTCTGACAGGATGCCCTTCACCTCTTTGAGGATCTCATCCTGCTGCTCCTGAGTAGCGTCAGGATGCACAATAAAAATTGTCTCGTAATTCACGAAACCTCCTTTTTGGCCTTAAGTCCGCCGCGAAGCGGAAAAGAAAGCTCTCTGCACAAAATATCGTTGAGTCTTTTTATATAATATCCCTCAGAATAAATCAAGCACACGCTCGTTCAGCGCGATGATCACCGGAAGAAAAACGAGCGACACGATGGACATCAGCTTGAGCAATATGTTTATGGACGGTCCGGAGGTGTCCTTGCAGGGATCACCGACTGTGTCTCCTATGACCGTGGCCTTGTGAACGTCTGAGCCCTTGCCGCCGAGGTTGCCCTCTTCAACATATTTTTTCGCGTTATCCCACGCGCCTCCGGCATTGGCCAGGAAAAGGGCCAGCGGAACGCCCGTCACAAGAGAACCCGCCAGAAACCCGCCGAGCGCTTCTGTTCCCATCAGTGCCCCGACCAGAATCGGCACGAGCACAGCGGCTATTCCCGGCACCCTCATCTGGGCCAGGGCGCCGTCTGTTGTGATGCTCACGCATCTTGCGGAATCCGGCAAAGCCTTCCCTTCCATGAGGCCCGGTATTTCCCTGAACTGCCTGCGCACTTCGTCAACAACGCTTGTAGCGGACTTGTTAACCGCCGCCGTTGTAGCCGCCGCGAAAATAAAAGTGATCATACCCCCGATAAAAAGGCCGCCCACAACTTTCGCGTCAAGGATGTTGATGATGGACATACCCGCGGCATCCTTTGCCAAACCCGCGCTCTGAGCGTATGCCGTAAAAAGAGCCAGCGCCGTAAGGGCCGCCGAACCTATGGCGAAACCTTTGCCTATGGCCGCGGTCGTGTTTCCAACAGCGTCAAGGTTTTCGGCGCGTTTTCGCACCTCAGGGCCCATATCGGCCATTTCGGCTATCCCGGCGGCGTTGTCGGCGATAGGCCCATAAGCGTCAACAGCGACCGTCATGCCTGTTATTGAGAGCATGCCTATGGCGGAAAGCGCCACACCGTATATGCCTGCGCATTTGTAAGAGACAACCGTCGCAGCCGCAATGGCAAGAATTGAAAAACCCGTTGAATACATTCCGCAGGTCAGGCCGGACAGGATGTTCATCGCCGGCCCCGACTTTGAAGCCTCGGCAATTTTCTGTACCTGTTTCCCCGAAGTGTAATATTCCGCCGTATAACCGACGATAAGGCCGGCTATGAGGCCCGCCGCGATAGCGCCGAAAGGCCCGAACTTGGCTATGGCGGTGTTGTCATACCACAGCACCGTTATCGCAAGCGCCCCCAGAACAAAAAAAACTGAGGCCGATAGAAGGCCGTTTCTCAGAGCCTCCTGAGCGTTGACCTTCGCGCTCGTTTTCACGAAGAATTTTCTGTCTATGGAAGATAAAAGCCCCCAGCTGATTATAAGAAAAGGCAGAAAAATGCCTTTTACATCTCCCGAAGCCGCCGCGATGACGCAGGCGGAGATTATAGCCCCGACATAGGATTCGTAAAGATCTGCGCCCATTCCGGCCACATCCCCCACATTATCTCCCACGTTATCGGCTATGACGGCGGGATTCCTGGGATCGTCTTCCGGTATTCCGGCCTCAACCTTTCCCACAAGATCCGCTCCGACATCGGCGGCCTTTGTGTAAATGCCGCCGCCCACCCTGGCGAAAAGAGCCACTGAGCTGGCGCCCATGCTGAAACCCACGACGATGCCGGTGACACTGTTGAGGTTAAGTATAAAATCAGGCGAGGTGAGGCCCAGCTTCCACATGAAGAACATGTACATCAATGTCAGGCCGAGCAGTCCGAGGCTGGCCACCGAAAGGCCCATGACCATTCCCGCGGGAAAAGCCACATTCAGAGCTTCGTTCAGGCCGATCGACGCTGCCTGCGCCGTGCGGGCGTTTGCGCGGGTGGCTATGGACATCCCTATGAAACCCGCCAGTATGGAAAAAAGCGCGCCGCTTATAAAGGCGATGGGCATCAGCCTGCTGAGCGTGAAAAACATTATCACGGCCACAATCAGGACAAAAACGCCGATCTGCCTGTACTCTCTCGAGAGAAAGGCCATCGCGCCGTCATGAATGAGATTCGAGATCTCGATCATTTTGGATTTCCCCTGAGATGCTTTCAGGACATGAGCCGCCAGCGCCGCCACCGTGATCAAACCCAGAATCCCGCTGATGAGCGGAATGTAGAAAAAAGAAATCGTTTCAGTCATTGTTATAACCTCCTGTTACCAACACAAATCATTTCCCGACACCGTCGGGCTTTTCGTCCAAAAAGCCGGCCAGTTCACTAACAACCAAATCTATATCACTCCTGTCTATCACATAAGACGGCAAAAAGCGCAGAATGTTCTCCTTGCAGGCGTTCACGAGAATGCCTTTCTTAAAAGAATACGCCACCGCTCCGCCCGCTATTGGTTTTTTGAATTCCACACCGATCATAAGCCCTTCTCCCCGTATCTGGCGGATGACGGGGAAACGCGAGGAGAGTTTTGATAAAGATGCCATAAAATAATTCCCGAGGGCATTGATCCTTTTCAGCATTTTAGCGTCAATGGATCTGAGAGTGGCCAGGCCGGCGGCCACGGAGAGGGGATTCCCCCCGAAAGTGGAACCGTGAGAGCCGTATGTAAAATGTTTTTCAAGGCCCTCACCGAGCACCGTCACACCCAGGGGCAGTCCGCCGCCGGCGGCTTTCGCCAGAGTCAGTATGTGCGGGGACACCCCGTATTTCTGAAACGCGAAAAGGCTTCCCGTCCTGCCGAAACCCGTCTGTATCTCGTCAAAAATAAGGAAGAGCTTGTGTTTCACGCAGAGTTTTTTCAGATCCCGCAGAAAAGTTCTCTCGGCCGGATAGATGCCGCCTTCGCCCTGCACGGGCTCGACCAGCACCGCCGCAGTCCGGGGGCTTATGAGTTTTTCCACGGAAGAGATATCATTGAATTTCGCGAAATCAAAACCCGTCAGAAGCGGCCTGAATCCTTCGTGAAATTTTTTCTGGCCCGTGGCCGAAAGAGTTGACATCGAGCGGCCGTGGAATGAGCCTGAAAAAGATATGATCCTGAATTTATTTCTGCCCTCACCCGCTTTTCTGACGAATTTTATCGCCAGCTCATTCGCCTCGGTGCCTGAATTGGAAAAAAACACCTTCCCCGGAAAAGTTTTTTTGATGAGAAGATCGGCGTATTTTTCCTGATTCATATCCGTGTAAAGATTTGAGACATGCATGTATTTTCCGAGCTGCTCTCTGACGGCCTTCACGACGGCTGACGGCCTGTGCCCCAGAACGTTCACAGAGATCCCTGATATAAAATCAAGATATTTTCTGCCGCTTATGTCCCATATGTATTTCCCCTGGGCCCTGGCGACAGTGATATGCACCTTTTTGTAAACAGGGAGTATGTTTCTCATTTTGCGATTATATTAAAATACCGCCTTCTCCGCAATGGTGCCAGGGGTTGACTCCGCGCCGGCGGATGAAACATTTCGTTACTTATTGGACAAAGGGGACGGCCTGCTTTTTCTGCTCCACTCTACAGCTTTTTATCGCGCCCTCTCTCACGTCTCTTTACTGAGATACACAAGCTGCGTCGGATAGGCGAAATCTATCATGCGGTCCTCAAACTCTTTCTTCAGGGCGAGATTTATCTTCTGCTGAGCGTCCATGTACTGATTGTAATCGCCGCTCTTGACATAATAAACGCTCTCAAAATCAAGGCTGAAATTCCCGAAAGACAGAAAATGAGAACGGTCGAACACGGTGTTGCCGGCGTCCTCAACGGCTTTTTTTATTATATCCGGGATTATTTTAAGTTTTTCGACGGGGGTCTGATATGTCACGCCTATCTTGAACACGACGCGCCTCTGCTCCATTCTCTTGTAATTCTTCACCCTTGAATTGGTGAGATCGCTGTTTGAGAATATCATCTGCTCCCCGCCGAGCGAACGGATGCGGGTGGTTTTCATGCCTATGTATTCAACCGTTCCCATGAATTCACCGACGATGATGAAGTCCCCGACCTCAAAAGGCCTGTCAAAGAAAATCGAGAAATAGCTGAAGAGATCGCCCAGCAGCGCCTGAGCCGCCAGAGCGATCGCTATACCGCCTATGCCCAGTCCCGCTATAACCGCGGATATTTTGATGCCTATGTTATCAAGGAAGAATAAGACCGCGGAACCCCAGACGATGATATTGATCGTCGTCATTATCCCGCCAAGGCCTTCCTTGTGCACATGCTCGTCGCGGGCGATCCAGAACATATCAATCAAAAAAGCTATGGCGGAGATTATAACCTTCACCGCGAACACCGTCAGTAT
The sequence above is a segment of the Candidatus Omnitrophota bacterium genome. Coding sequences within it:
- the rpsF gene encoding 30S ribosomal protein S6 yields the protein MNYETIFIVHPDATQEQQDEILKEVKGILSEKKTAVLSEQNWGKKTLAYEIKKNKEGFYYYVKFSSLVSDIPNKLSLFYRRSEPVLKFLTLRLDD
- a CDS encoding single-stranded DNA-binding protein, whose protein sequence is MANFNKVMIMGNLTKDPEERFTKNDQAVVHFTVACNRVYRDKVSGEQKKQVSFVPVSVWGRAAENCKQYLQKGSPVFVEGRLVSSSWESPQGEKKFKLEVTAQSVQFLSSGPKRAGGESSADPDPVNIQDEPPGGPSEDEVPF
- a CDS encoding mechanosensitive ion channel family protein, with amino-acid sequence MNEILNKVFLMNTVRAYIICAATLAAGIIALRVLRALVAGRLKKLSERSTVPTDKMRLQSLADRIFLLLYTGVFYFSLGILQLSPSIERLIATAATAILTVFAVKVIISAIAFLIDMFWIARDEHVHKEGLGGIMTTINIIVWGSAVLFFLDNIGIKISAVIAGLGIGGIAIALAAQALLGDLFSYFSIFFDRPFEVGDFIIVGEFMGTVEYIGMKTTRIRSLGGEQMIFSNSDLTNSRVKNYKRMEQRRVVFKIGVTYQTPVEKLKIIPDIIKKAVEDAGNTVFDRSHFLSFGNFSLDFESVYYVKSGDYNQYMDAQQKINLALKKEFEDRMIDFAYPTQLVYLSKET
- a CDS encoding sodium-translocating pyrophosphatase, which gives rise to MTETISFFYIPLISGILGLITVAALAAHVLKASQGKSKMIEISNLIHDGAMAFLSREYRQIGVFVLIVAVIMFFTLSRLMPIAFISGALFSILAGFIGMSIATRANARTAQAASIGLNEALNVAFPAGMVMGLSVASLGLLGLTLMYMFFMWKLGLTSPDFILNLNSVTGIVVGFSMGASSVALFARVGGGIYTKAADVGADLVGKVEAGIPEDDPRNPAVIADNVGDNVGDVAGMGADLYESYVGAIISACVIAAASGDVKGIFLPFLIISWGLLSSIDRKFFVKTSAKVNAQEALRNGLLSASVFFVLGALAITVLWYDNTAIAKFGPFGAIAAGLIAGLIVGYTAEYYTSGKQVQKIAEASKSGPAMNILSGLTCGMYSTGFSILAIAAATVVSYKCAGIYGVALSAIGMLSITGMTVAVDAYGPIADNAAGIAEMADMGPEVRKRAENLDAVGNTTAAIGKGFAIGSAALTALALFTAYAQSAGLAKDAAGMSIINILDAKVVGGLFIGGMITFIFAAATTAAVNKSATSVVDEVRRQFREIPGLMEGKALPDSARCVSITTDGALAQMRVPGIAAVLVPILVGALMGTEALGGFLAGSLVTGVPLALFLANAGGAWDNAKKYVEEGNLGGKGSDVHKATVIGDTVGDPCKDTSGPSINILLKLMSIVSLVFLPVIIALNERVLDLF
- a CDS encoding acetylornithine/succinylornithine family transaminase gives rise to the protein MRNILPVYKKVHITVARAQGKYIWDISGRKYLDFISGISVNVLGHRPSAVVKAVREQLGKYMHVSNLYTDMNQEKYADLLIKKTFPGKVFFSNSGTEANELAIKFVRKAGEGRNKFRIISFSGSFHGRSMSTLSATGQKKFHEGFRPLLTGFDFAKFNDISSVEKLISPRTAAVLVEPVQGEGGIYPAERTFLRDLKKLCVKHKLFLIFDEIQTGFGRTGSLFAFQKYGVSPHILTLAKAAGGGLPLGVTVLGEGLEKHFTYGSHGSTFGGNPLSVAAGLATLRSIDAKMLKRINALGNYFMASLSKLSSRFPVIRQIRGEGLMIGVEFKKPIAGGAVAYSFKKGILVNACKENILRFLPSYVIDRSDIDLVVSELAGFLDEKPDGVGK
- the rpsR gene encoding 30S ribosomal protein S18, which codes for MEKKTFKKRFSKTVRPKRKCRFCKTRIAIDYKNVRILQNFVGDSARILPSVITGTCARHQRELTTAIKRARQIALLPYTV